The genomic interval ACTGTAAGTTCTATGAGAATGCCTTCTGTGTTATTTTTCATGATTTTCCGTCGTCTAGTTTTTAGTGGTTGTAGTATATCCGCCAATCATGGCCGTGTTGGCTGCACCCGGAGGCACCATGGGATAAACCTCTTCGTCTTTGTCGATGGGTACATTGATCAGACATGGACCCGGTGCGGAGAGTGCATCCTTGAGAAGTTCACCGGCCAGGGGAGAATATTTGAAATCGACGGACTGCATGCCGAAGCCCTTGGCGATGGTGGCGAAATCGATGTCAATGGCAAAATCAGAGGCGAAATTGTTATTATTGTAAAAAAGATTCTGCTGCTGGCGTACCAGTCCCAGAGAGTTATTATTCAAAACAATGATCTTGACGTTCAAGCGCTGTTCGACGGCGGTGGCGAGTTCCTGGATGTTCATCTGCAGACTGCCGTCGCCGCTGAAGCAAACCACCAGCCTGTCGGGATTGGCAAGTGCCGCGCCAATGGCCGCGGGTAGTCCGAATCCCATGGTGCCCAGTCCGCCGGAGGTGAGGAACTGGCGCGGTTTGCAGAAGGGATAAACCTGGGCGGTCCACATCTGATGCTTACCGACATCGGTGGTAATAATGGCATCGTCTCCCACTATTTCAGCTACTTTGCGGATCAGGCCATAGGGTTTCTGCGGGACCAGTGATTCCGGAATAGTGAGGGGATGCTTGGTCTTCAACTCAGTGATGCGCGCCTGCCATTCCGGACGTTTCTGCTCAACTATAAAAGGGAGCAGTTCGCCGATACAGTCGGTAAGATCACCGATCAGCGCTACATTGGCGCGCCTGAGTTTGTGCACCTCGCTGGGATCGATATCCATATGGATGACATCGGCATCGGGGCAGAACTCGGAAATCTTTCCCGTTGCTCTGTCATCAAAGCGGACACCGGCGGCAATGAGCAGGTCACATTCCTCCAGAGCCATGTTGGTGGAGCGGGCTGCATGCATGCCCAGCATACCCAGGGCCAGCGGATGGCGTGTTGAGATGGCGCCGAGGCCCATTAGTGTCATGGTGGTCGGCAGTCCGCTCTTTTCCAGAAGCTGCAGGGCTAGCTCGCCGGCACCGCTGTTTATCACGCCTCCCCCGAGATAGAGGATAGGCCTGGCGGCGTTGTTGATCATATCGGCGGCTTGGGCGATCTTGTCCGCGGCGCAGGGCAGGGCAGAAGGCTGTTGTATTGGTTCGGGAAAGCCGGCAATTTCAATCATCTCCTGCTGAACATCTTTGGGGACATCGATCACGACCGGTCCCGGTCGGCCGGTGGTTGCAATTTCAAAGGCCCGCTGGATGGTGTCGGAAATCTCGGCGGCTGAACGGATGAGATAATTATGCTTGGTGATGGGAATCGAGAGGCCGTAGGTGTCAACCTCCTGGAAGGCATCGGTTCCTATCAGCGTTTTGGGAACCTGGCCTGTTATGCAGATCAAGGGGACGGAATCAAGGAAGGCATCGGCTATAGCGGTAAGGATGTTGGTTGCCCCCGGCCCGGATGTGGCAAAGCAAACCCCCGGTTTTCCTGTGGATCGTGCCATTCCCTGGGCGATGAATCCGGCACCCTGTTCATGCCTGCTCAGTACATGTCTGATTTTTGTGGATCGCTGCAGGGCGTCGTAGAGCGGCAGGTTCGCACCGCCAGGAATGCCTGCAATAGTAGTGATTCCCTGGTTTTCAAGCAGCCGTATGATCAGTTCTGCTCCGTTCATCTTTTCCATTGGAGGTTCTCCTCGTTTTACTGTTGAGTTTTTTTATGCAAAAAAAAACCCCCTGCCGGCGAGCGCCGGCAGGGGGTAAGTTTCTAATTTCAGACTGAAATCCCTACTTCGGCGCTCCGCTCCATAGAATTCGCACGACGACGACCACGACTACACCAGCTAGCGCCAGGCTGGAGAGTGCAATGTTGGAAAGTATGGTGGTCTGTGCTGTGTTATTCATAATATTAGAGGGCCAAGAGGGCCAGGAAGTAATTTGTGTATGTCTTTCTGATAGCAGATAATAAAATGGACGTCAAGTAAAAATTCTCAATTCCATACACAGCCCGACACGATGACGGACCGCTGTGAAGAATAAATACATATAAGGTCGGAGACCGCCATTTCGTCAAGGTCCAGGAGTTTTTCCTGGCAATAAAGTGAGGTTAATGTTTACAGACAATCAATATTGTTTATCATTTGACTAATCCCGGCTGAGCGGGATAAGCACTTTTATAGATTGCTTTTTAGCAAAATACCAACAAGGATCCCAAATCAACCATGAACTTTTCTCTAAAACCGTTGCCGCGGATATATTTCGGTCCCGGCAAAATTGTCGATCTTACTGAGCTGGTAGTCTCTTTTGGAAACACGGTACTGTTTATAATCGGCAAAGAATCGTTCGGCAAGTCTCCATTCTGGGCAGAGCTGCGCCAGTCGATAGCGGCGCGCGGCATCTCCTTCCATGTTGAACATATATCTGGGGAACCTTCTCCGCAGAGTATCGATGCTATAACCGGCAAATACCGAAAGTTTAATATAAACGCCGTTGCCGCCATCGGCGGCGGCTCTGTACTGGATAGCGGCAAGGCGGTCTCAGCCATGTTGGCTACCAGCGGCAGTGTTCTCGATTACCTGGAAGGCGTGGGAACCAGAGAACCGGAAGGTCGTAAAATCCCCTTTATTGCAGTGCCGACGACCTCCGGTACAGGCAGCGAGGTGACCAGCAACGCTGTCATTTCCAGAGTCGGAAAAGACGGCTTCAAAAAATCCCTTCGTCATGACGGATATATTCCCGATGTCGCCCTCGTCGATCCGGCGCTGACGCTTGCCTGCCCGCCACGGCTCACCGCGAATTGTGCCATGGATGCCTTCAGTCAACTCGTGGAATCCTATCTTTCCACAAAAGCATCACCCTTTACGGATGATCTTGCCCTCGGAGCTCTGAGGAAAGTGAAGAAGTCCCTGACCTCGGTTCATCTGAATGGTGGAAATATAGAGGACCGGAGCAATATGTCTTATGGCTCCTTAATTTCTGGAATTACCCTGGCCAATGCGGGGTTGGGAGTTATCCATGGTTTTGCTTCGGTCATAGGCGGACTCTATCCAATTCCCCATGGAGTAGTGTGCGGCACTCTTATGGCGGCAGGCAACGAAGTGACCCTTCATAAATTACGGAAGAGCGGCGATTTCTCTGGTGCGCTGCGGAAATATGCGAAACTGGGAAAGATTTTCAGTGATCGCGAGAGGGGAAGTGATGAATATTATCAGGACAGTTTTATTGCCGACCTGCAGATTATCACCGCAACCTTAGGTATGGAACTTTTAGGCGATTATGGGATAAGCAGCAAGGATCTTAGCGCCATCGCCGAAAAGACCGGCAGCAAAAACAATCCTGTCGTGCTCGAGAGGGATGAACTAGAGGAGATTCTTTCAAAGAGGAAATAAAAATGAACGAGAGAGTGCAAAATGGAGATAGTTAGAGAATTTTTGTCGAGTATTTCCTGGGATGTCATCATCAAGTCCGGACTGCGCATTACCCTCATCCTGATCATTTCCTGGATTATAATGAAAGTAATCCTCAGTTCTTTGAGGCGATTGGAGCGTCGCTTGCTCGCAAAAAGCCAGGATGACAATGAACCGGCATCGGAATCGGATAAGCGGATCGATACAATCATCCGCCTATTGAGGCAGGGTTCCCTGCTGGCACTCTGGCTTACCGTCTGCCTGGTCATTCTCAAGCAGGTGGGCGTTGATATCGCCCCGATTATCGCCAGCGCCGGAATCGTCGGTCTTGCCGTGGGTTTCGGCGCCCAGAACCTGGTGCGGGATATCATCTCCGGCTTTTTTCTTATCCTGGAAAATCAGGTCCGCGTCGGAGATGTGGCTATCATCAACGGCACAGGAGGCCTGGTTGAAAAGATTAACTTTCGTACCGTCGTCCTCCGCGATCTAGCCGGTATCGTCCATATTTTCCCCAACGGCACCATCACCACCCTGAGCAATATGACCAATGAATGGTCGGCTTTCATTCTCGATATCGGGGTGGCCTATAAGGAAGATACCGACAAAGTCATTGCCATCATGAAGGAGGTAGGGCACGGCATGTTCGAGGACGAGGTTTTCGGAAAACTGCTGCTGGAGGAGCCGGAAATTTTCGGAGTGGACAAATTCGATGATTCCGCTGTGATTATCAAGGGACGGATCAAGACCAAACCGATTCGCCAGTGGGATGCTGGTCGGGAATACCTGCGTCGCCTTAAATATGCCTTTGATGAGAAGGGCATCGAGATACCATTTCCGCACCGGACCATGTATTTCGGGGAGGAGAGCAAGCCCTTCGAACTGCAGATCCTTGAAAAAAAGGCAGGAGCACAAACGGCGGATTAGCCGAAAGAGTCGGCAATTTCTCGGCCGAAGCGAAGTGCATTCTCTGTTTCCTCCGTATTGTTTTTAAACGCCTTTTTTTCATCAACGCCGCGGATCAGCAGTTCGCCACTGTAGGGCACATCGATGGTGTCGAAATACGATTTGGCCACCAGGACGCAGCCCTCGAAAACTTTTGGACCCTTGGTTGCCGCGGTGGCCAGGAGATAGCCTCTGCGCTTATCCTCGATTCTGACTCTCTCGTTGAGCAGATACTTTCTGCTCCAGCGTGCTTGAAAGCGGTCTATGAAGGCTTTAAGCTGGGAAGTCGGTCCATAAAAATACACGGGAGTAACCAGGAAAATGATATCGGCGGTGTCCGCCTTTCCGTATAATTCGATCATGTCATCCTTGATAACGCACATCCCGGTTTTTTCGCATCCTCCACAGCCGATGCAGGGGGAGAGGGATTTCATGCCTTGCAGATAAATATATTCGGTCCGGCATTGGATTTTCTCCTCGATGCCGCTGATCACTGTTTGCACCAGGGTCTGGCTGTTGCCGTTTTTTCGAGGGCTTCCCAGAACGGCGAGGATGTTCATGATATTTTCTCCTTTGGCAATTGCTTATGAAAATTGAAAAAATGGTGGACAGGACCATGACCTTTACCGAGTGAATACTCGGAGCCGGCACTAATCGCCTGGTAAAGGTACTTTTCTGCATGCCGGACCGCATCATGGAGCGATTCCTGATGGGCGATGAATGCGGCGATTGCAGAGGACAGCGTGCAGCCTGTACCGTGGCTGTTTCTGGTGGCGATGCGCTCATTCTCGAAGAAAATTGGGCTATCGGCATCCCTGGGCCAGTAGACATCCACAAGGGTTGTTCCCTTGAGGTGTCCGCCTTTGAGCAGTACGGCAAGAGAATACTCGCTGCTCAGCAGTTGAGCGGCGCTGATCATATCGTCACGAGTGGAAATCTTTTTCTTGGTTAGAATTTCGGCTTCCGGTATATTAGGAGTAATAAGAGTTGCCAGCGGCAAGAGCGTTTCCAGCAGTGTTGCGACGGCGCTTTCTTCGATTAAACGGTCGCCGCTTGTGGCTACCATGACCGGATCGAGGACGATGTTGTTGCAGCCATACTCTCGCAGAACCTGGGCAACCGTCATGATGACATCCGCAGAATGGAGCATGCCTATCTTGATCGCATCTGTGCCGATATCGTCAAGAACGGCGCGTATCTGGGCGGCAATTACCGCAGGCGGAACAGGATGAATAGCGGTGACACCGCAGGTGTTTTGTGCCGTGATCGCCGTTATTGCGCTCATGCCGTAACAACCGCAGGCCGAAAATGTTTTAAGATCCGCCTGGATTCCTGCTCCGCCTCCGCTGTCTGAACCGGCGATGGTAAGTGCTTTTCTGTAGCTCTTCAATTCCGTTGCCTTTTTAAGTTAAATTGAGGAGTCGTATAAATATTTTAGAACAAATTGTGTCTACTAGTTACTTTACTCGAAAAAAGGAGATAACCGAAAGAAATTTTATCTAAAAACAGCAAATGCTCCCGGTCAAAAAAAGGAACTTAACACTCTCCTGAAATTGGTGCTACAGAGTAGCAGGCAAAAGAGGTTGCTATATTGGCGAGTATATGCTCTTTTATTTTTTCTGAATAGTGTGCGAACCCAGTTATTTTTTTCGAAAAATAATCCATTGGTATTTTAGAGAAGCGGAGGCGGAAAATGTTTAAAATTGTGCGGCGTGAAGAGATGTCTGAGGGAACCGTGATCCTCAATGAAATAGAGGCTCCACGAATTGCAAAAAAAGCTCTTCCGGGCCAATTTGTAATAGTAAAATCCGGTGAGGGCGGAGAACGGATTCCGCTGACCATGGCTGATTCTGATCCGGAAAAAGGTACAATTACAATAATATACATGGTTGTCGGCAAATCTACTGCCCTCTTCAAAGAACTGCAGGTCGGCGATGGCTATCAGGATGTCATTGGTCCACTAGGCAAGGCGACCCATCTTGAAAAAGTTGGCAAAGTCGTCTGCGTCGGCGGCGGAACAGGTGTTGCCGTGCTGCATCCTATCACCCGCGGCCTTAAGGAAGTCGGCAACGATGTCACCTGCATAATAGGAGCAAGGAACAAGGATCTGCTGATACTGGAAGATGAAATGAGAAAGGCCTCCCATGATTTGCGGGTCTGCACCGATGACGGTTCTTACGGGCATCATGGCTTTGTCACCGATATTCTCAAGGAAGTACTTGAGGATGACGATATTAAACTGGTCGTCGGCATCGGTCCCGTTCCCATGATGAAAGCCGTCTCCAATCTTAGCAGGGAATATAAGGTACCGACCCTCGTCAGCTTAAATCCGATCATGGTGGACGGCACCGGAATGTGCGGTGGCTGCAGGGTTACCGTGGGCGGTGAAACCAAATTTGCCTGTGTCGACGGCCCTGAATTTGACGGTCACCAGGTAGATTTCGATGAGTTGACACTCAGGCTGCAGGCATATCGTGAAGATGAGAAAAAATGTCATGAGAGTTTCTGTACGATACGGGACTCGAAATAAATCCGGCACCCTGAAAACATATAACATATTGAATATACATTAACATACTGTAGTGGATGAGATTATCTACGGAGGAAAATATGGCTGAAAAAGGCGAGAAAAAAACAAAAAACCCCAGAGTTGCTATGCCCGAGCAGGACCCACAGGTAAGGGCCAGGAATTTTCTCGAAGTCCCCACGGGATATACCCTGAAAATGGCTCAGGAGGAAGCAGCGCGCTGTCTTCAGTGTAGAAAACCCGGCTGTGTTACCGGCTGCCCGGTGGGCGTTGATATCCCGGGATTCATCGATTTGATCGCTCAGGGAGATATGACCGGAGCCATTCGCAATCTTTGGACAAAAAATGCCTTGCCCGCCGTTTGTGGTCGTGTCTGTCCTCAGGAGATCCAGTGTGAAGGAAAATGCATTGTCGGTAAAAAGGGAGAGCCTGTTGCCATCGGCAATCTTGAGCGGTTTGCCGCCGATTACGAGCGACAGCACGGTACCGGCGAAATGCCTCCGGTAGCGCCTCCCACCGGCAAGAAGGTCGCGGTGGTGGGTTCGGGTCCATCCGGGCTCACGGTTGCCGGAGATCTCATTTTAAAAGGCCATGAGGTCACCATTTTCGAGGCGTTCCATAAACCCGGCGGTGTTCTGGTCTATGGTATTCCCGAATTTCGTCTGCCCAAGGAAGACATTGTCGCCCAGGAAGTGGATTTCCTGAGAAAGCTTGGAGTGAAAATTGAGTGCAATGTTGTTATCGGCAGGACCGTTACCCTGGATGAGCTGTTTGAGCAGGGATTTGACGCGGTGTATGTAGGCGTTGGCGCGGGGCTGCCCCGCTTTATGAACATTCCCGGCGAGAATCTGGTGGGCATCCTCTCCGCCAACGAATATCTTACCCGGGCCAACCTGATGAAGGCCTATAAGTTCCCCGAGGTTGACACCCCTATTCCAATGGGCAAAAATGTTGTCGTTCTGGGTGCCGGAAATGTTGCCATGGATTCGGCCAGAACCGCAATGCGGCTCGGTGCGGACAGCGTCAAGATCGTTTACCGGCGCTCGCGTGAAGAGATGCCGGCACGTAAAGCTGAAATCCATCATGCCGAGGAGGAAGGCATCGAAATGTTTCTCCTCACCAATCCGACAAAATATCTCGGCAATGAAAAGGGACGGCTCACAGGTATGGAATGTCTCAAGATGGAACTTGGCGAACCCGATGAATCAGGGAGAAGGCGTCCGGTAGCCGTTAAAGGCTCCGAATTTGAGCTTGAGTGCGATCTTTGTATCGTAGCCGTAGGTTCAGGAGCCAATCCACTGCTTACCAGTGATACTCCTGATATGGCGTTGAATAAATGGGGCAATATCGTTACCGATGAAAAAACCGGGAAGACCACCAAAAAAGGTGTCTGGGCCGGCGGAGACATCGTTACCGGTGCGGCCACGGTTATTCTGGCGATGGGAGCGGGCAGGGAAGCCGCCGATTCAATCCACGACTACCTGACCCTGGGCTGGTAAACTAAAAAGGGCAGGAAGTCTATACAACCACACTACCACAAAAAAATCCGGGTTCGGCCTATTGAGGGCGAACCCGGATTTTTTTTATGTAGAGAAGCAGTATCTGTTTAGTATTTGTAAAACGGTTCGGAGAGGCCGAAGAGAGTCAGCAGTCGCATTCAACTTTATGGCAGGCGATGCAGTACACCCTGAATAAGATAACCTCGGAGAAGAGATCCGTATTGTTCTCCTCATCGTAGCGTTTCGCTTCACTCATGATTTTCTCATCACTGGCGCCGGTATGGATAATAGAAATAAGCGCAGTATTCTCCAGAAGATATTTTGATCTTTCTTCATGGGAAAGAGTTTCCAGATAATCATCCAGGCAAAATTTGATTTTATCTCTTTTGCGTGCCATTATGTTGATAGCCTCTTAATTCTCCTGATAAACGACCAAACCCATTAAGCTGTCGGCCATTGCTTCATGATCAATTTCACTGTCCACCCGAGGCGGGGGAAACAATCACATTACACTAAGCTCAAATTGAGTTCAAGTTGTAATTCCGCTATTATCCGAAGCTATT from Desulfopila inferna carries:
- the ilvB gene encoding acetolactate synthase large subunit yields the protein MEKMNGAELIIRLLENQGITTIAGIPGGANLPLYDALQRSTKIRHVLSRHEQGAGFIAQGMARSTGKPGVCFATSGPGATNILTAIADAFLDSVPLICITGQVPKTLIGTDAFQEVDTYGLSIPITKHNYLIRSAAEISDTIQRAFEIATTGRPGPVVIDVPKDVQQEMIEIAGFPEPIQQPSALPCAADKIAQAADMINNAARPILYLGGGVINSGAGELALQLLEKSGLPTTMTLMGLGAISTRHPLALGMLGMHAARSTNMALEECDLLIAAGVRFDDRATGKISEFCPDADVIHMDIDPSEVHKLRRANVALIGDLTDCIGELLPFIVEQKRPEWQARITELKTKHPLTIPESLVPQKPYGLIRKVAEIVGDDAIITTDVGKHQMWTAQVYPFCKPRQFLTSGGLGTMGFGLPAAIGAALANPDRLVVCFSGDGSLQMNIQELATAVEQRLNVKIIVLNNNSLGLVRQQQNLFYNNNNFASDFAIDIDFATIAKGFGMQSVDFKYSPLAGELLKDALSAPGPCLINVPIDKDEEVYPMVPPGAANTAMIGGYTTTTKN
- a CDS encoding iron-containing alcohol dehydrogenase is translated as MNFSLKPLPRIYFGPGKIVDLTELVVSFGNTVLFIIGKESFGKSPFWAELRQSIAARGISFHVEHISGEPSPQSIDAITGKYRKFNINAVAAIGGGSVLDSGKAVSAMLATSGSVLDYLEGVGTREPEGRKIPFIAVPTTSGTGSEVTSNAVISRVGKDGFKKSLRHDGYIPDVALVDPALTLACPPRLTANCAMDAFSQLVESYLSTKASPFTDDLALGALRKVKKSLTSVHLNGGNIEDRSNMSYGSLISGITLANAGLGVIHGFASVIGGLYPIPHGVVCGTLMAAGNEVTLHKLRKSGDFSGALRKYAKLGKIFSDRERGSDEYYQDSFIADLQIITATLGMELLGDYGISSKDLSAIAEKTGSKNNPVVLERDELEEILSKRK
- a CDS encoding mechanosensitive ion channel family protein — protein: MEIVREFLSSISWDVIIKSGLRITLILIISWIIMKVILSSLRRLERRLLAKSQDDNEPASESDKRIDTIIRLLRQGSLLALWLTVCLVILKQVGVDIAPIIASAGIVGLAVGFGAQNLVRDIISGFFLILENQVRVGDVAIINGTGGLVEKINFRTVVLRDLAGIVHIFPNGTITTLSNMTNEWSAFILDIGVAYKEDTDKVIAIMKEVGHGMFEDEVFGKLLLEEPEIFGVDKFDDSAVIIKGRIKTKPIRQWDAGREYLRRLKYAFDEKGIEIPFPHRTMYFGEESKPFELQILEKKAGAQTAD
- a CDS encoding flavodoxin family protein yields the protein MNILAVLGSPRKNGNSQTLVQTVISGIEEKIQCRTEYIYLQGMKSLSPCIGCGGCEKTGMCVIKDDMIELYGKADTADIIFLVTPVYFYGPTSQLKAFIDRFQARWSRKYLLNERVRIEDKRRGYLLATAATKGPKVFEGCVLVAKSYFDTIDVPYSGELLIRGVDEKKAFKNNTEETENALRFGREIADSFG
- the thiD gene encoding bifunctional hydroxymethylpyrimidine kinase/phosphomethylpyrimidine kinase; this translates as MKSYRKALTIAGSDSGGGAGIQADLKTFSACGCYGMSAITAITAQNTCGVTAIHPVPPAVIAAQIRAVLDDIGTDAIKIGMLHSADVIMTVAQVLREYGCNNIVLDPVMVATSGDRLIEESAVATLLETLLPLATLITPNIPEAEILTKKKISTRDDMISAAQLLSSEYSLAVLLKGGHLKGTTLVDVYWPRDADSPIFFENERIATRNSHGTGCTLSSAIAAFIAHQESLHDAVRHAEKYLYQAISAGSEYSLGKGHGPVHHFFNFHKQLPKEKIS
- a CDS encoding sulfide/dihydroorotate dehydrogenase-like FAD/NAD-binding protein, producing the protein MFKIVRREEMSEGTVILNEIEAPRIAKKALPGQFVIVKSGEGGERIPLTMADSDPEKGTITIIYMVVGKSTALFKELQVGDGYQDVIGPLGKATHLEKVGKVVCVGGGTGVAVLHPITRGLKEVGNDVTCIIGARNKDLLILEDEMRKASHDLRVCTDDGSYGHHGFVTDILKEVLEDDDIKLVVGIGPVPMMKAVSNLSREYKVPTLVSLNPIMVDGTGMCGGCRVTVGGETKFACVDGPEFDGHQVDFDELTLRLQAYREDEKKCHESFCTIRDSK
- the gltA gene encoding NADPH-dependent glutamate synthase; the encoded protein is MAEKGEKKTKNPRVAMPEQDPQVRARNFLEVPTGYTLKMAQEEAARCLQCRKPGCVTGCPVGVDIPGFIDLIAQGDMTGAIRNLWTKNALPAVCGRVCPQEIQCEGKCIVGKKGEPVAIGNLERFAADYERQHGTGEMPPVAPPTGKKVAVVGSGPSGLTVAGDLILKGHEVTIFEAFHKPGGVLVYGIPEFRLPKEDIVAQEVDFLRKLGVKIECNVVIGRTVTLDELFEQGFDAVYVGVGAGLPRFMNIPGENLVGILSANEYLTRANLMKAYKFPEVDTPIPMGKNVVVLGAGNVAMDSARTAMRLGADSVKIVYRRSREEMPARKAEIHHAEEEGIEMFLLTNPTKYLGNEKGRLTGMECLKMELGEPDESGRRRPVAVKGSEFELECDLCIVAVGSGANPLLTSDTPDMALNKWGNIVTDEKTGKTTKKGVWAGGDIVTGAATVILAMGAGREAADSIHDYLTLGW